The following are from one region of the Hymenobacter radiodurans genome:
- the lptB gene encoding LPS export ABC transporter ATP-binding protein, with protein sequence MILRADHLIKTYKARTVVNDMSVTVEQGEIVGLLGPNGAGKTTCFYMIVGMVKPNSGSIHLDNEDITKLPMFRRAQRGVGYLAQEASVFRDLTVEENILAVLEMTDLPKKAQRDKVEELLNEFSLTHVRKNLGRVLSGGERRRTEIARALAVDPKFVLLDEPFAGVDPIAVEEIQGIVAKLKHKNIGILITDHNVNETLSIVDRAYLLFEGKLLKAGTAEELAADETVRRVYLGKHFEYKRKI encoded by the coding sequence ATGATTCTACGCGCTGACCACCTGATCAAAACCTACAAAGCCCGCACCGTAGTCAACGACATGAGCGTGACCGTAGAGCAGGGCGAAATTGTGGGTTTGCTGGGGCCGAATGGGGCTGGTAAAACCACCTGCTTTTACATGATTGTGGGAATGGTGAAGCCCAACTCAGGTTCCATTCACCTTGATAATGAAGATATTACCAAGCTGCCTATGTTTCGGCGGGCCCAGCGCGGTGTTGGCTACTTAGCCCAAGAGGCGTCCGTGTTTCGCGATTTGACGGTGGAGGAAAATATTCTGGCGGTGCTGGAAATGACCGACCTACCTAAGAAAGCACAGCGTGATAAAGTGGAGGAGCTGCTCAATGAGTTTAGCCTTACGCATGTGCGCAAAAACCTGGGTCGGGTACTTTCCGGCGGAGAGCGGCGGCGCACCGAAATTGCTCGCGCCTTGGCCGTCGATCCGAAGTTTGTGCTGCTCGATGAGCCTTTTGCCGGCGTTGACCCCATTGCCGTAGAGGAAATTCAGGGAATCGTAGCCAAGCTCAAGCATAAGAATATCGGCATCCTCATCACCGACCACAACGTGAACGAAACGCTCAGCATCGTGGATCGGGCCTATCTGCTGTTTGAGGGTAAGTTGCTCAAAGCGGGCACTGCCGAAGAGCTAGCCGCCGACGAAACCGTGCGCCGTGTATACCTGGGCAAGCATTTCGAGTACAAGCGCAAGATCTAG
- a CDS encoding GH3 family domain-containing protein → MIDSVLTWALQRRLTAINHFRNHPHEVQHKLLQELLHTARDTEWGQRYGFADGFEGRELAQRVPVSSYEDLYPAIERVLRGEPDVLWPGRVTWFAKSSGTTNARSKYIPVTRESLEAGHYRAGRDMVALATTLYPAEKILGGKTLSLGARMAPILFAPTTPIPASATYRPSLCRTYLVGPSFCARPRWNWRCWMSGKRKLSA, encoded by the coding sequence ATGATTGATTCCGTCCTGACGTGGGCCCTGCAGCGGCGACTAACTGCTATTAACCACTTCCGAAATCACCCGCACGAGGTGCAGCACAAGCTGTTGCAGGAACTGCTGCACACGGCGCGAGATACGGAGTGGGGGCAGCGCTACGGATTCGCTGATGGCTTCGAGGGCCGCGAGCTAGCCCAGCGTGTGCCCGTAAGTAGCTACGAGGATTTGTACCCAGCCATTGAACGCGTATTACGCGGCGAGCCGGACGTGCTGTGGCCCGGCCGCGTGACGTGGTTTGCCAAATCCAGCGGCACTACCAATGCGCGGAGCAAATACATTCCCGTCACCCGTGAATCGTTGGAAGCGGGGCATTATCGCGCCGGCCGCGACATGGTGGCCCTGGCCACGACGCTGTATCCAGCGGAAAAGATTCTGGGGGGCAAAACGCTGTCTTTGGGGGCACGCATGGCCCCAATCCTTTTCGCCCCGACGACTCCGATTCCCGCGTCGGCGACGTATCGGCCGTCATTATGCAGAACTTACCTCGTTGGGCCGAGTTTCTGCGCACGCCCCCGCTGGAACTGGCGTTGCTGGATGAGTGGGAAGAGAAAATTGAGCGCATAG
- a CDS encoding GH3 auxin-responsive promoter family protein: MQNLPRWAEFLRTPPLELALLDEWEEKIERIARHVQHVDVTTLAGVPTWMMLLLRRVTALAGADNITEVWPNLRLFLHGAVAFGPYRALFKELIPSERMRYLEIYNASEGYIAVQDEPDSEDLLLLLNHGIYYEFIPADQFEAENPRTLQLEEVELGHSYALVISTNAGLWRYKIGDTVRFTSLAPYRIRITGRTKHFLNAFGEEVVIENADAAIAAACRATNTTVRDYTAAPIYFDASATSRGGHQWLIEFTNLPPSPDQFVAVLDQTLRQLNSDYDAKRHRDMALAPPQLTVAPAGTFERWLGSKGKLGGQHKVPRLSNSRELLDELLRVL; the protein is encoded by the coding sequence ATGCAGAACTTACCTCGTTGGGCCGAGTTTCTGCGCACGCCCCCGCTGGAACTGGCGTTGCTGGATGAGTGGGAAGAGAAAATTGAGCGCATAGCTCGCCACGTGCAGCACGTAGATGTAACCACTCTGGCTGGTGTGCCCACCTGGATGATGCTTCTGCTGCGGCGCGTAACCGCCCTGGCTGGCGCTGATAACATCACGGAAGTGTGGCCTAACCTGCGCCTGTTTCTGCACGGCGCGGTGGCTTTTGGGCCCTATCGAGCGCTATTTAAAGAACTGATTCCGAGCGAGCGGATGCGTTACCTAGAAATCTATAATGCCTCGGAAGGCTACATTGCCGTGCAGGACGAGCCCGACTCAGAGGACTTGCTGCTCTTGCTCAACCACGGCATTTATTACGAATTCATTCCCGCCGACCAGTTCGAAGCAGAAAACCCGCGTACGCTTCAGCTTGAGGAGGTAGAGCTTGGCCACAGCTATGCATTAGTAATTAGCACCAACGCTGGCCTGTGGCGCTACAAAATTGGTGACACGGTGCGTTTTACCAGCCTCGCGCCGTATCGGATACGTATCACGGGGCGCACCAAGCATTTTCTGAACGCTTTCGGCGAGGAAGTCGTGATTGAAAACGCCGATGCCGCTATTGCCGCCGCCTGCCGAGCCACCAATACCACCGTACGCGACTATACGGCTGCTCCCATCTACTTTGATGCCTCAGCCACTTCCCGCGGTGGCCACCAATGGCTTATTGAGTTCACAAATTTGCCCCCCAGTCCCGATCAGTTCGTTGCTGTGCTCGACCAGACGCTACGCCAGCTTAACTCCGATTACGACGCCAAACGGCACCGCGATATGGCCCTAGCCCCGCCCCAGCTTACGGTGGCTCCAGCGGGCACGTTTGAGCGCTGGCTGGGTAGTAAAGGCAAGCTTGGGGGCCAGCATAAAGTGCCCCGCCTCAGCAACTCACGTGAGCTGCTCGACGAACTTCTGCGCGTTTTATAA
- a CDS encoding toxin-antitoxin system YwqK family antitoxin — MRQKLWIVAVGLWLSSCASSASTATSRNRLPIGFWSLNEYDRTGERHGRWNAYYDEQYQKIGTKGRFKHGQPVGRWRYYSLAGQLERQEVYLHRPAGRQLITYYHPNGRVAKRGQAQFETDATDAHFYWLGDWTSYSPTGQPEKIETYNTGKLQSVRKL, encoded by the coding sequence ATGCGTCAGAAACTCTGGATTGTAGCCGTGGGGCTATGGCTCTCGTCTTGTGCTAGTTCCGCTTCTACCGCTACCTCCCGCAACCGACTCCCCATCGGTTTTTGGTCGCTTAATGAGTACGACCGCACTGGTGAGCGGCACGGCCGCTGGAACGCCTATTACGATGAGCAATACCAAAAAATAGGCACGAAGGGGCGATTTAAGCATGGTCAGCCAGTAGGGCGCTGGCGGTATTATAGCCTTGCTGGGCAGCTTGAGCGGCAGGAAGTTTACTTGCATCGGCCGGCTGGCCGGCAGCTTATCACGTACTATCACCCCAATGGTCGGGTAGCAAAACGTGGGCAGGCCCAATTCGAGACTGACGCCACCGATGCCCATTTCTACTGGCTGGGCGACTGGACTTCATACTCGCCGACTGGACAGCCAGAAAAAATAGAAACGTACAATACAGGCAAGTTGCAATCGGTGAGAAAGCTATAA
- a CDS encoding TIGR00266 family protein, whose translation MQSHDVDYRILGNDIQVLEVELDPNETVIAEAGAMVYMDEAIAFETKMGDGSEPDQGLMGKLFSAGSRLLTGESLFMTHFTHRGGHGKSRVAFSAPYPGTILPLDLRTLPQGLIVQKDGFLAAARGTKVAIHFNRRLGAGFFGGEGFILQKLTGDGKAFIHAGGTVIERQLNNELLRVDTGCVVAFEPSIDFDIVRAGGLKSMIFGGEGLMLATLRGTGRVWIQSMPVKKLIQALMPNGGNARKESGGILGSFLEE comes from the coding sequence ATGCAATCTCACGACGTAGACTACCGCATTCTGGGCAACGATATTCAGGTCCTCGAAGTAGAACTCGACCCCAATGAAACCGTCATTGCCGAGGCCGGTGCGATGGTGTACATGGACGAGGCCATTGCTTTCGAAACGAAGATGGGCGATGGGTCGGAGCCCGATCAGGGATTAATGGGCAAGCTGTTTTCGGCCGGGTCACGCTTGCTGACGGGTGAGTCGTTGTTTATGACGCACTTTACGCATCGCGGTGGCCATGGCAAAAGCCGAGTGGCGTTTTCGGCACCCTATCCCGGCACCATTCTCCCGCTTGATTTGCGCACCCTCCCGCAAGGCCTGATTGTGCAGAAAGATGGTTTTCTGGCAGCGGCGCGAGGTACTAAAGTCGCTATTCACTTCAACCGTCGCTTGGGCGCAGGGTTCTTTGGGGGTGAAGGCTTCATCCTTCAAAAGCTAACCGGCGATGGCAAAGCCTTTATTCACGCCGGGGGCACCGTCATCGAAAGGCAACTCAACAATGAACTGTTGCGCGTCGATACAGGCTGCGTAGTTGCCTTCGAGCCTAGCATCGACTTCGACATTGTGCGCGCTGGGGGGCTAAAATCGATGATTTTCGGGGGTGAAGGATTGATGCTGGCCACCCTACGCGGCACGGGTAGAGTCTGGATTCAATCGATGCCCGTGAAAAAACTGATTCAGGCGCTTATGCCTAATGGCGGCAATGCCAGAAAGGAAAGTGGTGGTATACTAGGCAGCTTCCTGGAGGAGTAA
- the gltX gene encoding glutamate--tRNA ligase, giving the protein MEREVRVRFAPSPTGPLHIGGVRTALYNYLLARKLGGKMLLRIEDTDQNRFVPGAEKYIMEALHWAGIEIDEGLEQGGPHAPYRQSERKPMYRQYAQQLIDSGHAYYAFDTPEDLDAMRARLTAAKVPNPQYNAITRNQMRNSLTLPEDEVKELLANDTPYVIRLKVPRKEEVRFQDLIRGWVVVHSSAIDDKVLMKSDGMPTYHLANIVDDHLMEITHVIRGEEWLPSAPLHVLLYRYLGWESTMPQFAHLPLLLKPDGTGKLSKRDGDKLGFPVFPLEWHGIDGETGEPTVSSGYRESGYLPEAFINFLAFLGWNPGSQQELFTMDELIESFSIERVSKSPARFDQNKVRWYNEQYLRAKPDTELAQYLLAALREHNIECSEEKAVLIAGVMKERVTFPQDFWREAQYFFEAPTTYDEQVIAKKWNAPTAAALAEFARELPTSSDTSPDGIRALLTQVLERQGIKIGQVLQALRVVVTGVSAGPDLMATMSIIGPAETAQRIETAVQKLPQ; this is encoded by the coding sequence ATGGAAAGAGAAGTTCGGGTGCGATTTGCGCCCAGCCCTACGGGGCCGCTGCACATTGGCGGCGTGCGCACCGCGCTGTATAATTATCTACTGGCCCGCAAGCTGGGGGGCAAAATGCTACTGCGCATCGAGGATACGGACCAGAACCGCTTCGTGCCCGGCGCTGAAAAGTATATCATGGAGGCCCTTCACTGGGCAGGCATCGAGATTGATGAAGGCCTGGAGCAAGGCGGTCCGCACGCGCCCTATCGGCAGAGCGAGCGGAAGCCGATGTATCGGCAGTACGCGCAGCAGCTCATCGACAGTGGCCACGCTTATTACGCCTTCGATACTCCCGAAGATCTGGATGCCATGCGTGCGCGCCTCACGGCCGCCAAGGTGCCGAATCCGCAGTATAACGCCATTACGCGCAACCAAATGCGCAACTCTCTTACCTTACCTGAAGATGAGGTAAAAGAGCTATTGGCTAACGATACGCCCTACGTTATTCGCCTGAAGGTGCCCCGCAAAGAGGAGGTACGCTTCCAGGATTTAATTCGAGGATGGGTAGTTGTGCATTCCTCTGCAATTGATGATAAGGTGCTCATGAAGTCGGATGGGATGCCAACCTACCACTTGGCCAACATCGTGGACGACCATTTGATGGAGATTACCCACGTGATTCGGGGTGAAGAGTGGCTGCCCTCGGCGCCGCTGCACGTGCTGCTGTACCGCTATCTGGGCTGGGAAAGTACTATGCCGCAGTTTGCCCACTTGCCCCTGCTGCTCAAGCCCGATGGCACGGGCAAGCTTAGCAAGCGCGATGGCGATAAGCTCGGCTTCCCCGTTTTTCCTCTCGAATGGCATGGCATCGACGGCGAAACTGGTGAGCCGACTGTGAGCAGTGGCTACCGCGAAAGCGGATATCTGCCGGAAGCGTTCATCAATTTTCTGGCCTTTTTGGGTTGGAACCCAGGTTCGCAACAGGAGTTGTTTACTATGGACGAGCTGATCGAGTCTTTCTCGATTGAGCGTGTGAGCAAGTCACCCGCCCGCTTCGACCAGAACAAAGTGCGCTGGTACAACGAGCAGTATCTGCGTGCCAAGCCCGATACGGAGCTGGCGCAGTACCTGCTGGCGGCTTTGCGCGAGCACAACATTGAGTGCTCGGAGGAAAAAGCTGTACTGATTGCCGGCGTAATGAAGGAGCGGGTGACGTTTCCGCAGGATTTCTGGCGTGAAGCGCAGTACTTCTTCGAAGCCCCAACTACCTACGATGAGCAGGTAATTGCGAAGAAGTGGAACGCGCCCACGGCCGCCGCACTAGCCGAATTTGCTCGTGAGTTGCCTACCTCTTCCGACACTTCGCCCGACGGCATCAGAGCTTTGCTTACGCAGGTACTCGAGCGTCAGGGCATCAAAATTGGGCAGGTTCTGCAAGCACTGCGCGTAGTGGTGACAGGCGTTAGCGCCGGTCCCGATCTGATGGCGACAATGAGCATTATCGGGCCTGCTGAAACTGCGCAACGCATCGAAACGGCCGTGCAGAAGTTGCCTCAATAA